The following are encoded in a window of Shewanella psychrotolerans genomic DNA:
- a CDS encoding YfcL family protein, with translation MLEQYEQALDEWIATKVAQGDDDQLFASGYLQGHFAVVLSQLEVEDEQGCEALADRMQLCLATAKTELAPNDFVLVQDAWDELSEKINALVAA, from the coding sequence ATGTTAGAGCAGTACGAACAAGCATTAGATGAGTGGATTGCAACGAAAGTCGCGCAGGGAGATGATGACCAACTTTTTGCTAGCGGCTATTTGCAAGGCCATTTTGCCGTCGTGTTGTCGCAACTTGAAGTTGAAGATGAGCAAGGTTGCGAGGCTCTAGCCGATAGGATGCAACTGTGTCTCGCGACGGCTAAAACTGAGCTAGCGCCAAATGATTTTGTGTTAGTACAAGATGCGTGGGATGAATTAAGTGAGAAAATTAACGCTTTGGTTGCAGCTTAA
- a CDS encoding ATP-NAD kinase family protein → MKSRFRLGLIINPLAGLGGSVGLKGSDGVASEALARGAEPKSHLRMAQALEVILPYKDKIEIFTASGAMGEELAKQMGFSTQVVYQVGNETVAQDTSNAAKALQEVGLDLLLFAGGDGTARDLFAVVDESLPVLGVPAGVKIHSGVYGITPHASGMVIKLLLDGELVSLMSADVMDIDEAAFRQGTVRARRFGEMLVPAEPRYIQAVKMGGKEVDELVLSDIAAEAIEQMEDELCIMGSGSTVAAVMAELGLDNTLLGVDLIEQQALIASDLSASELRELTQNRPCKLVITLIGGQGHILGRGNQQLSPALIRHVGKENIIILATKTKLKALEGRPLIVDSGDPELDSELCGYYKVVTGYHDYVMYQVANPDLMAS, encoded by the coding sequence GTGAAAAGTAGATTTCGTTTGGGTCTCATCATTAACCCGCTTGCGGGCCTTGGTGGTAGTGTTGGCCTCAAAGGAAGTGATGGTGTTGCCAGCGAAGCCCTCGCTCGAGGCGCTGAGCCTAAGTCTCATTTACGCATGGCGCAGGCATTAGAGGTTATCTTACCTTATAAAGATAAAATTGAAATCTTTACGGCATCAGGTGCCATGGGGGAAGAGTTAGCCAAGCAGATGGGTTTTTCTACCCAGGTTGTTTATCAAGTGGGCAATGAAACCGTAGCACAAGATACAAGCAATGCTGCTAAAGCATTGCAAGAGGTTGGTTTAGATTTACTCCTGTTTGCTGGTGGTGATGGGACGGCTCGGGATCTGTTTGCGGTTGTAGATGAGTCTCTGCCCGTGCTTGGCGTACCTGCTGGGGTTAAAATTCATTCTGGTGTCTATGGTATCACGCCTCATGCCTCTGGCATGGTGATTAAGCTTCTACTCGATGGTGAACTGGTAAGCTTAATGTCTGCCGATGTGATGGATATCGATGAAGCCGCATTTCGTCAAGGGACAGTTAGAGCTCGTCGGTTTGGTGAAATGTTAGTGCCAGCAGAACCTCGTTATATCCAAGCGGTAAAAATGGGCGGAAAAGAGGTCGACGAGTTAGTGCTAAGCGATATTGCTGCCGAAGCGATTGAACAGATGGAAGATGAACTCTGTATCATGGGATCGGGCAGTACAGTCGCTGCTGTAATGGCTGAACTGGGTTTAGACAACACACTTTTAGGCGTCGATCTTATAGAGCAACAAGCCTTGATAGCGAGTGATCTTAGTGCATCAGAGCTGCGCGAACTCACCCAAAACCGCCCATGTAAACTGGTTATTACTCTAATAGGTGGCCAAGGGCATATTTTGGGGCGAGGCAATCAGCAGCTATCGCCGGCGCTCATTCGTCATGTGGGGAAAGAAAATATTATTATCTTAGCCACAAAAACTAAGCTAAAAGCACTTGAAGGACGGCCATTAATTGTAGATAGTGGCGACCCAGAACTCGACAGCGAACTCTGTGGCTATTATAAAGTCGTTACGGGTTACCATGACTATGTGATGTATCAGGTTGCAAACCCTGATCTTATGGCATCATAA
- a CDS encoding VolA/Pla-1 family phospholipase, protein MKRLFLGVAIASALGMAGCSEDSVDELVDKTEPLIPQSRMVFDPANSKVPLPNDLLFSGTTDGTLSMPGEMADGTSDYTDPQMALGALDGWSTTSPISITVEPATDHDGNKLTLAAASVFQPGAVRMFEATVGGPLSSDPECQSAPSVSACKVGAELQFGVDFVSKASGNTIAIVPLKPLKAGQSYVYATTSMIQDSEGRAIAPSSTYGLLKLDIETKPLETPEQLMLQTLVNSYEKGIAEAHGVDSATISYAGLFTTQAISDVYETSKLLMLQEGSPFAPSMTVPKPHPLGLTVAQAAGLTEADGLAYVVSSLADVYVAQLTLPTYGQCNSVRCAGSIDDEWSVGRNGNWKALGDSPVSVLLALQSGTMSQQTYGAQAIGYGIDPAAGIANPALLAGKTWLLDDGTAADKAKHLTKFNPIPVPTGSETVPVLISMPNAERLAAFYAAQGLPFTPPAAGWPTTIAMHGLGGGKEMSLAYAGSYAAMGLATVAIDMPLHGARSFDANGDGTYEVSATDPSYGTVVGTPDAFTNGSPLVFINIGSTLSIRDNFRQATVDHLGLRAALTGLAGGLAAAQMPQMFDITKISAQGLSLGAIVGTDFATYASTGLIHPENGADLSYVHKLNAVSLVAPAGGVAGAFIGSATFGPVLFSRVAATDTFQALVNEANKNTNYEPGSPEYAALVQTVYAEFLPTFAFAVQTAVDGMDPINHAAALKATGLPVHLIEIAGDGSNLPDQVLPNSVENFPVSGTEPLIANLGLECVDTTTAGSGAVRFSKGHHSSIVSPSEIPSVTDGKAAAATVEMQQQVAAFALTAGKELANILVQDKSVILPCQ, encoded by the coding sequence ATGAAAAGACTCTTTTTGGGTGTCGCAATTGCATCCGCGTTGGGAATGGCAGGTTGTAGCGAAGACAGTGTTGATGAACTCGTTGATAAGACCGAACCGCTGATCCCTCAATCACGTATGGTGTTCGATCCTGCTAATAGTAAAGTTCCTTTACCAAATGATCTCCTCTTTAGTGGCACGACAGATGGTACCTTGTCTATGCCTGGTGAAATGGCCGACGGCACTAGCGATTATACTGATCCTCAAATGGCGCTCGGTGCCCTCGATGGTTGGTCTACCACATCTCCAATTTCAATTACAGTTGAACCAGCGACCGATCACGACGGCAATAAGTTAACTCTTGCAGCTGCATCCGTGTTTCAACCTGGTGCAGTGCGTATGTTTGAAGCCACAGTAGGTGGTCCATTGTCGAGTGACCCTGAGTGCCAATCTGCACCATCAGTGTCAGCGTGTAAAGTCGGTGCCGAATTACAGTTTGGTGTTGATTTTGTGTCTAAAGCCTCTGGCAACACCATTGCGATTGTGCCATTAAAGCCACTTAAGGCTGGGCAATCGTATGTCTATGCGACGACGAGTATGATCCAAGATTCTGAAGGGCGTGCAATAGCACCATCTTCAACTTATGGCTTATTGAAATTAGATATAGAGACTAAGCCATTAGAAACCCCTGAGCAGTTAATGCTGCAAACGTTAGTCAATAGCTATGAGAAGGGCATTGCGGAAGCTCACGGTGTTGATAGCGCAACGATAAGCTACGCTGGGTTGTTTACCACTCAGGCCATTAGTGATGTTTATGAAACCAGTAAGCTATTAATGTTACAAGAGGGCTCGCCATTTGCTCCTTCAATGACAGTACCTAAGCCACATCCGTTAGGTCTTACCGTCGCCCAGGCTGCAGGTTTGACGGAAGCCGATGGCCTTGCTTATGTCGTATCAAGCCTTGCTGATGTTTATGTGGCGCAGCTGACGTTACCAACCTATGGGCAGTGTAACTCTGTAAGGTGTGCTGGCAGTATCGATGATGAATGGAGCGTTGGCAGGAATGGTAATTGGAAAGCATTAGGCGATAGCCCTGTGTCTGTATTGTTAGCACTTCAGTCTGGCACCATGAGCCAACAAACCTACGGTGCTCAAGCCATCGGCTATGGTATCGATCCTGCTGCGGGTATAGCAAACCCTGCATTACTCGCTGGTAAAACGTGGTTATTAGATGATGGTACTGCAGCAGATAAAGCGAAACATCTGACTAAATTTAATCCGATCCCGGTACCAACGGGGAGCGAAACTGTACCAGTACTCATCTCTATGCCAAATGCAGAGAGATTAGCCGCTTTTTATGCTGCACAAGGTTTACCCTTTACACCTCCTGCTGCAGGTTGGCCGACAACAATTGCCATGCATGGTTTAGGTGGCGGTAAAGAGATGTCTCTAGCTTACGCGGGCAGCTATGCAGCAATGGGTCTGGCAACTGTTGCTATCGACATGCCGCTTCACGGTGCACGTTCATTTGATGCTAATGGCGATGGTACCTATGAAGTCTCGGCGACAGACCCGTCATATGGCACTGTTGTCGGGACGCCAGATGCATTTACAAATGGAAGTCCACTCGTCTTTATCAACATCGGCAGTACCTTGTCGATTAGAGATAATTTCAGACAAGCGACCGTCGATCATTTAGGTCTTCGTGCGGCACTTACAGGGTTAGCTGGCGGCCTTGCGGCGGCGCAGATGCCGCAGATGTTCGATATTACTAAAATTAGCGCACAAGGTTTGAGTCTTGGGGCGATCGTCGGAACTGACTTTGCGACCTATGCCAGTACTGGTCTCATACACCCAGAAAACGGTGCAGATTTAAGCTATGTGCATAAGCTTAATGCTGTGTCATTGGTTGCTCCTGCTGGTGGTGTAGCCGGTGCTTTTATTGGCTCAGCGACTTTTGGTCCTGTATTATTTAGCCGTGTTGCTGCTACAGATACGTTTCAAGCTTTAGTGAATGAAGCCAATAAGAACACAAACTATGAACCAGGTTCGCCTGAATATGCTGCGCTTGTTCAGACGGTATACGCAGAGTTCCTGCCGACGTTTGCGTTTGCAGTGCAAACGGCTGTTGATGGAATGGACCCAATTAACCACGCTGCAGCGTTAAAGGCGACAGGCTTGCCTGTTCATTTAATTGAAATTGCTGGTGACGGTAGCAACTTACCAGATCAAGTATTACCTAATAGCGTTGAGAACTTCCCTGTTTCAGGTACAGAGCCGTTAATTGCTAATCTTGGTCTTGAGTGTGTCGATACCACTACAGCAGGTTCGGGTGCGGTACGCTTTAGTAAGGGTCATCATAGTTCAATCGTGAGCCCAAGTGAGATCCCTAGTGTTACCGATGGCAAAGCTGCAGCTGCCACGGTTGAAATGCAACAGCAGGTAGCTGCATTTGCATTAACTGCGGGCAAAGAGCTGGCGAATATTCTGGTTCAGGATAAGTCTGTGATCCTTCCTTGCCAATAA
- a CDS encoding MFS transporter — MPNADSPHQLGWISACYFFFFAILGVLVPYLGVFFEHRGFDAQEIGFLLAILMATRIIAPNIWAMVADKTGMRGQLVKFGAACSAVAFLSFFYHGGFLYLAMSLSIYTFFWNAILAQLEVITLESLGDNTGGYGRIRSFGSLGYLIFVVAVGFGISQFGTEILPFVGLGLFLGLLGCSLSLPNTRVVVDRTIATEPLKIDKGIFWFLVSALLLQMSAGPFYGFFVLYLKQVGYSESAAGVFVALGVLAEIIMFMFAPRLMGRYGVKTLLIVSIGFTAVRWLLMAFGAQYLVLLSISQLLHAFTFGLVHAASIQFVHQRFDIRHRSKGQALYASLSFGVGGALGTWLCGYIWGDGSSAWLSWAVAGACAGLSMIAVILIPKRQPAEDKALS; from the coding sequence ATGCCCAATGCAGATTCACCACATCAACTCGGTTGGATTAGCGCTTGCTACTTCTTCTTTTTTGCCATTCTCGGTGTTTTAGTTCCCTATTTAGGCGTATTTTTTGAGCATCGTGGTTTTGATGCACAAGAGATAGGTTTTTTACTGGCAATTTTAATGGCGACACGGATTATTGCGCCAAATATCTGGGCGATGGTCGCCGACAAAACCGGAATGCGAGGTCAGCTGGTTAAGTTTGGCGCTGCGTGTTCTGCGGTGGCATTTTTAAGTTTTTTCTATCACGGTGGATTTCTCTATCTTGCGATGAGCCTGAGTATCTATACCTTTTTTTGGAATGCGATATTGGCACAGTTAGAGGTGATCACTTTAGAAAGCCTCGGCGATAATACCGGAGGCTATGGTCGTATTAGAAGTTTTGGTAGTCTTGGTTATCTTATTTTTGTGGTTGCGGTTGGTTTTGGTATAAGCCAATTTGGCACCGAAATTTTGCCCTTTGTCGGTTTAGGCCTATTTCTAGGTTTGCTGGGGTGTTCGCTCTCTTTACCCAACACGCGAGTCGTTGTTGACCGCACCATCGCCACTGAACCACTTAAAATCGATAAAGGGATATTTTGGTTTTTGGTCTCTGCACTTTTATTGCAAATGAGTGCCGGCCCTTTCTATGGATTTTTCGTACTTTATCTCAAGCAAGTGGGTTATAGCGAATCTGCAGCGGGTGTTTTTGTTGCATTAGGTGTGCTAGCCGAGATTATCATGTTTATGTTTGCGCCCCGGCTGATGGGGCGTTATGGCGTTAAAACCTTGTTGATAGTGAGTATTGGCTTTACCGCTGTGCGCTGGCTATTAATGGCGTTTGGTGCCCAATATCTTGTTTTACTCAGTATTAGCCAACTACTGCATGCTTTTACTTTTGGTCTAGTACATGCCGCATCGATTCAGTTTGTGCATCAACGATTTGATATTCGCCATAGAAGTAAAGGTCAGGCCTTATACGCGAGTTTAAGTTTTGGGGTTGGTGGTGCGCTTGGCACTTGGTTATGTGGATATATTTGGGGTGATGGTTCTAGTGCTTGGCTGAGCTGGGCCGTTGCTGGGGCGTGTGCTGGTTTGTCTATGATAGCGGTAATATTGATCCCCAAGCGTCAGCCAGCTGAAGATAAAGCACTCAGCTAA
- a CDS encoding YciK family oxidoreductase translates to MLEYQAAKDLLKGKTILVTGAGDGIGRAAALAYAEHGATVILLGKTVSKLESVYDEIEQAGYPTPAIVPLDLKGATEQHYIDMAETIEQQFGHLDGLLHNASLLGVLGPFEHISIDSVKEVMQVNLIAEIIMTKALLPVLKKAPLASLIFTSSSVGRQGRAFWGEYAISKFATEGMMQSIAHEYQGTNLRANSINPGATRTKMRANAYPAENPQTLKTPEELMPTYLYLMGDDSKDITGQQLNAQ, encoded by the coding sequence ATGTTGGAATATCAGGCAGCAAAAGATTTATTAAAAGGTAAAACAATTCTAGTTACTGGTGCAGGTGATGGCATTGGACGCGCCGCTGCATTGGCATATGCTGAACATGGTGCGACGGTTATTCTATTAGGCAAAACCGTAAGTAAGCTTGAATCCGTTTATGATGAAATAGAACAAGCGGGATACCCCACCCCAGCCATCGTTCCGCTCGATCTCAAAGGTGCAACGGAACAGCACTATATCGATATGGCAGAGACAATTGAGCAGCAGTTTGGCCACCTTGATGGACTATTACATAACGCCAGTCTTCTTGGAGTCCTTGGACCATTTGAGCATATATCGATAGATTCGGTTAAAGAGGTGATGCAGGTAAACCTAATCGCAGAGATCATAATGACTAAAGCACTATTACCTGTATTGAAAAAAGCACCTTTGGCATCACTCATCTTCACTTCTAGCAGTGTTGGTCGACAAGGTCGTGCATTCTGGGGCGAATACGCTATATCCAAATTTGCGACAGAAGGCATGATGCAATCAATCGCTCATGAATATCAAGGTACTAATCTGCGCGCTAACAGTATTAATCCGGGCGCAACCCGAACCAAGATGCGCGCCAATGCATATCCCGCTGAAAACCCACAGACACTAAAAACCCCAGAAGAGCTCATGCCAACCTACCTGTACTTGATGGGTGATGACTCAAAGGATATCACTGGTCAGCAGCTAAACGCACAATAA
- the mnmC gene encoding FAD-dependent 5-carboxymethylaminomethyl-2-thiouridine(34) oxidoreductase MnmC, producing MPNNNVRVNSLAKEREEKTQISVNKSDIDAIFSDLSPNSLPPKATTLALLGQDMAPVISAFAHSASKKQLAQARCIHVFVDRSKELIHISNALGDLPELAAQLDEIANSNVDGCHSVIACDGVLSLVIHIGELANQLKNISSGSEQRIMRWLICSLSSTEQLNSQTLWQMARLSNSDADLLLVTAVNELIDFAPLTPFLTQASQCGFRVVHWCGQTLKFLRSPDKTDIDLAKTERSALRRQYQQAFNYNPLHKANPGETAIIGGGVASACLALSLAERGQTVSLFCMDEAPGQQASGNKQGAIYPLLTPEHGTLSHFFLQGYLFSRQRINTLVKQGYQISHDFCGVLQTGHDERSTKRLHKIISSQPWANNIAQSIRANAASTLAGVDIGLSGIYYPLGGWVCPQEFTAAAIEKAASLAQLEQHYKTNITSLKQIDGQWYLITEQGQESQQFGPFANVVLANGRHITDFSQTAQLPISGFRGQVSHIPSRGELTRLKTVLCSHGYLTPQQDGLHCTGASYIKDPINLDYSATEQFENLNKIRTSYQTAWTRDVDITGHSARVGVRMVTRDHAPMMGCAPDFDAISKVYQSQQPSRESAKYWQSTKAPVHDGLFVLGGLGSRGLTSGPLAAEILAAQMCGELLPTTMDVLSLLNPNRMWMRKLIKGKALL from the coding sequence ATGCCTAATAACAACGTGAGAGTAAATTCATTGGCTAAAGAACGTGAAGAAAAAACACAAATTAGTGTAAACAAAAGTGATATCGACGCTATTTTTAGTGATTTATCGCCTAATTCACTGCCTCCTAAAGCGACGACTTTAGCACTACTGGGGCAAGATATGGCGCCTGTTATCTCAGCCTTTGCCCATAGCGCGAGTAAGAAACAGTTAGCTCAAGCAAGGTGCATTCATGTGTTTGTTGACCGCAGTAAAGAGTTAATTCACATATCCAACGCTCTTGGTGACTTGCCTGAACTTGCAGCGCAGCTAGATGAGATAGCGAATAGTAACGTCGATGGCTGTCACTCGGTGATTGCCTGCGATGGCGTCTTGTCACTGGTGATTCATATCGGTGAACTAGCTAACCAACTGAAAAACATCAGCAGCGGTAGTGAGCAGAGAATAATGCGTTGGCTCATCTGCTCGTTATCTTCTACCGAGCAGTTAAACAGCCAGACCCTTTGGCAGATGGCTAGGCTATCAAACAGTGACGCAGACTTGCTATTAGTCACAGCTGTTAATGAACTCATCGATTTTGCCCCGCTAACACCATTTTTAACACAAGCAAGTCAATGTGGTTTTCGCGTTGTTCACTGGTGCGGCCAAACACTGAAGTTTCTCCGTTCGCCTGATAAAACAGATATTGATCTCGCTAAAACCGAGCGCAGCGCACTGCGCCGGCAATATCAGCAAGCGTTTAATTACAACCCATTGCATAAAGCAAATCCTGGTGAAACTGCAATTATTGGCGGCGGCGTTGCCAGTGCCTGTTTAGCCTTATCTTTGGCTGAGCGAGGGCAAACGGTAAGCCTGTTTTGTATGGATGAAGCGCCGGGACAACAAGCATCGGGAAATAAACAGGGCGCAATTTACCCACTGCTCACCCCCGAACATGGCACACTTAGCCATTTCTTTCTGCAGGGATACCTTTTCAGTCGTCAACGAATTAACACCTTGGTTAAACAGGGATATCAGATCAGCCATGATTTCTGCGGTGTGCTACAAACAGGCCATGATGAGCGCAGCACTAAACGTTTACATAAAATCATCTCCTCTCAGCCTTGGGCAAATAATATTGCCCAATCGATAAGGGCGAATGCAGCATCGACCTTAGCCGGAGTCGACATCGGCCTTTCTGGGATCTACTACCCACTCGGCGGCTGGGTATGCCCACAGGAGTTTACCGCCGCTGCGATTGAAAAAGCAGCCAGTTTAGCCCAATTAGAACAACACTATAAAACCAACATAACCAGTCTTAAGCAAATTGATGGTCAGTGGTACCTCATTACAGAGCAAGGTCAGGAGAGTCAACAATTTGGGCCTTTTGCTAATGTCGTCTTAGCTAATGGACGACATATCACTGACTTTAGTCAAACCGCTCAGCTTCCTATCAGCGGCTTTCGAGGTCAAGTCAGCCATATTCCTAGTCGTGGTGAATTAACACGCCTGAAAACCGTGCTCTGCTCTCATGGCTATTTAACCCCACAACAAGATGGCCTGCATTGCACTGGCGCGAGTTACATCAAAGATCCAATCAACCTAGACTATAGTGCGACGGAGCAATTTGAAAACCTCAATAAGATCCGCACAAGTTACCAAACTGCCTGGACCCGTGATGTCGACATTACTGGCCATAGTGCCAGAGTCGGTGTGCGTATGGTTACCCGAGATCATGCGCCAATGATGGGCTGCGCCCCAGATTTCGATGCGATTTCCAAGGTTTATCAGTCGCAGCAACCAAGTAGAGAAAGTGCTAAGTATTGGCAAAGCACCAAGGCGCCAGTGCATGATGGGCTATTTGTTCTGGGTGGTTTGGGTTCAAGAGGTTTGACGTCTGGGCCGTTAGCCGCTGAAATATTGGCAGCGCAGATGTGTGGCGAGTTGCTACCCACAACCATGGATGTCCTGAGTTTGCTCAATCCTAATCGAATGTGGATGCGAAAACTGATCAAAGGCAAAGCATTGCTTTAG
- a CDS encoding RNA methyltransferase → MSDASLVKIGLLNPKSPTNVGGVMRAAGCYQADEVRYTGKRYALAAKNRGEQYNTDTKRASLNIPLVAVDSLLDGLDDDTQVVCVDLVEGAIPLPQFHHPKKAIYLFGPEDGTLDQALIDSADAVVYVPTVGCMNLASSVNVLLYDRLAKGEHSGSDELIKQSRDTNNRVRVKRPR, encoded by the coding sequence ATGAGCGATGCTTCTTTAGTTAAGATTGGTTTACTGAATCCCAAGAGTCCTACTAATGTTGGCGGCGTGATGCGCGCAGCGGGTTGCTATCAGGCCGATGAAGTACGCTACACCGGCAAGCGTTACGCGTTAGCGGCAAAAAATCGCGGTGAGCAATATAATACCGATACTAAACGAGCAAGCTTGAATATTCCCTTGGTTGCCGTTGATAGCTTGCTAGATGGGCTAGATGATGACACTCAGGTGGTTTGCGTTGACCTTGTCGAAGGGGCGATCCCACTGCCGCAGTTTCATCATCCCAAAAAAGCGATATACCTGTTTGGCCCAGAAGATGGCACTTTAGATCAGGCGCTAATAGATAGCGCCGATGCGGTTGTCTATGTGCCTACCGTAGGTTGTATGAATTTGGCCTCTTCGGTAAATGTGTTGCTTTACGATAGGCTTGCAAAAGGCGAGCACTCGGGCAGTGATGAGTTGATCAAGCAAAGCCGTGATACCAATAATCGTGTTAGAGTAAAACGGCCCAGATAA
- the sohB gene encoding protease SohB, with product MEFLYEYGLFLAKAITIVVAIAAVVIIVLASAVKQKADKGELRLTNLSEDLKSLKHDLKEELLSKKQFKVYEKALKAEEKAKEKAQGESAAVPRVFVVDFKGSIDAGEVASLREEISAILAIAEAGDEVIVNVESGGGMVHGYGLASSQLDRLRNANIPLTICVDKVAASGGYMMACVANKIYAAPFAIVGSIGVVAQIPNFNRLLKKHDIDYEQHTAGDFKRTLTVFGENTDEGREKFQQELEETHVLFKAFIAKYRPELDIAKVATGEHWYGQQALELGLIDGLSTSDDIVMNLAKDKTVIKVRYQLKKKLADKIAHGASLCINAVFNRMAEKNQPMS from the coding sequence TTGGAATTTTTGTACGAGTACGGATTGTTTCTGGCTAAAGCGATAACCATAGTGGTCGCGATTGCAGCTGTAGTCATCATTGTTTTGGCTTCTGCTGTGAAGCAAAAGGCCGATAAGGGCGAGCTTAGGTTGACTAATTTGTCTGAAGATCTTAAATCGCTTAAGCATGATTTAAAGGAAGAGTTACTGTCAAAGAAGCAGTTTAAAGTTTATGAGAAAGCCTTAAAAGCAGAAGAGAAGGCCAAAGAGAAGGCTCAAGGTGAATCCGCTGCTGTACCTCGAGTGTTTGTCGTTGATTTTAAGGGAAGCATAGATGCAGGTGAAGTCGCATCTCTTCGTGAAGAGATCAGTGCCATTTTAGCGATAGCAGAGGCTGGTGATGAGGTGATTGTTAACGTTGAAAGCGGTGGCGGCATGGTGCATGGCTATGGATTGGCATCAAGCCAGCTTGATCGCTTGAGAAACGCAAATATTCCTTTGACCATCTGTGTCGATAAGGTGGCTGCCAGCGGTGGATATATGATGGCGTGTGTGGCTAATAAAATCTACGCCGCGCCTTTTGCAATAGTCGGTTCTATTGGTGTGGTTGCCCAAATCCCTAACTTTAATCGTTTGCTAAAAAAGCATGATATCGATTATGAGCAGCATACAGCGGGCGACTTTAAGCGTACGTTAACTGTGTTTGGAGAAAACACCGATGAAGGGCGTGAAAAGTTTCAGCAGGAGCTAGAAGAGACTCATGTGCTGTTTAAAGCCTTCATCGCTAAATACCGTCCAGAACTCGATATTGCTAAGGTCGCAACTGGTGAGCATTGGTATGGCCAACAAGCGTTAGAGTTGGGATTGATCGATGGTTTATCGACCAGCGACGATATAGTCATGAATCTTGCCAAAGACAAAACTGTGATAAAAGTGCGTTACCAGCTGAAGAAAAAGTTAGCCGATAAAATCGCCCACGGTGCGTCTCTTTGTATCAATGCCGTTTTTAACCGTATGGCAGAGAAAAACCAGCCGATGAGCTAG
- the fabB gene encoding beta-ketoacyl-ACP synthase I, protein MKRVVITGLGIVSSIGNNKQEVTESLKAGRSGITHSDQFEEMKLRSHVWGDIKLDPKEHIDRKALRFMGDAAAYAYIAMEQAIADAGLTEEQYSNHRVGIIAGTGGASSANQVQAADTLREKGVKRVGPYIVPRIMSSTASACLATPFKIKGMNYSISSACATSAHCIGHAVELIQMGKQDMVFAGGAEEVDWTLTMGFDAMGALSTKYNDEPTKASRTYDADRDGFVISGGGGIVVVEELEHALARGAKIYAEVIGYGASSDGYDMVAPSGEGAVRCMQMALADVDTPIDYINTHGTSTPVGDMRELEALAETFGDNLPAIASTKSLTGHALGAAGVHEAIYSLIMMENSFIAPSINIDNVDEKAAGMPIVTEYRDAELNTIMSNSFGFGGTNATLVMRKYK, encoded by the coding sequence ATGAAAAGAGTCGTGATCACCGGACTTGGCATAGTTTCAAGTATTGGTAATAACAAGCAAGAAGTCACCGAGTCACTTAAGGCTGGACGCAGTGGTATTACCCACTCGGATCAGTTTGAAGAAATGAAGCTTCGTAGCCATGTTTGGGGCGACATTAAGTTGGACCCTAAAGAGCATATCGATCGTAAAGCATTGCGCTTTATGGGAGATGCCGCTGCTTATGCGTATATCGCTATGGAGCAAGCCATCGCCGATGCGGGTCTGACAGAAGAGCAGTATTCTAATCATCGTGTTGGTATTATCGCTGGTACGGGTGGCGCATCATCTGCCAACCAAGTTCAAGCCGCTGATACCTTGCGTGAGAAGGGGGTTAAGCGTGTTGGTCCCTATATCGTGCCTCGCATTATGTCGAGCACCGCAAGTGCTTGTCTCGCTACCCCTTTTAAGATTAAAGGCATGAACTACTCAATTAGTTCGGCTTGTGCAACGAGCGCGCACTGTATTGGCCATGCTGTTGAGCTTATCCAGATGGGTAAACAGGATATGGTCTTTGCCGGTGGGGCTGAAGAGGTCGATTGGACTCTGACTATGGGCTTTGATGCCATGGGCGCACTGTCGACAAAATACAATGATGAGCCAACTAAGGCGTCTCGTACCTATGATGCAGACCGTGATGGTTTCGTGATCTCAGGTGGTGGCGGGATCGTGGTTGTCGAAGAGCTTGAGCATGCACTCGCTCGCGGCGCTAAGATCTATGCCGAAGTGATTGGTTATGGCGCATCATCTGATGGCTACGACATGGTTGCTCCATCTGGTGAAGGCGCTGTACGTTGTATGCAGATGGCGCTTGCGGATGTGGATACGCCAATCGATTACATCAACACTCACGGTACTTCTACACCTGTTGGCGATATGCGTGAGCTAGAAGCTTTGGCCGAAACCTTTGGTGACAATCTGCCAGCTATCGCGTCAACCAAGTCTCTGACTGGCCACGCGTTAGGCGCGGCGGGTGTGCATGAGGCTATCTATAGCCTGATCATGATGGAGAATAGCTTCATCGCGCCAAGTATCAATATCGATAATGTCGATGAAAAAGCTGCAGGCATGCCGATTGTTACCGAATATCGTGATGCAGAGCTAAACACGATTATGAGCAACAGTTTTGGTTTTGGTGGCACAAACGCTACGTTAGTGATGCGCAAATATAAGTAA